The Halopelagius inordinatus genomic interval GTTATTTGCCGTCAGCGAACGAAATATAAGGGTGTCATCGGGCTTCCCGTGACACGGTCATTCACATCATCACGCCCCGAGAGGGGGTTTCATCAATGGACGATACAGCAAAATATCTCATACACGCCGCCATCACCGCAGACGGCGTCGTCGAACGGTCGGACGTCGTCGGCGCCATCTTCGGGCAGACCGAAGGTCTGCTCGGAGACGAACTCGACCTCCGCGACCTCCAACAGTCGTCGAAAGTCGGTCGGATAGACGTACAGATAGAAAGCGAGAACGGACAGTCGTTCGGGCGAATCACGATAGCGACCAGTCTCGACAAAGTCGAGACGGCCATCCTCGCCGCATCGCTCGAAACCATCACGCGAGTCGGTCCCTGTCAGGCGGACGCCAGAGTCACAGACATCGAAGACGTGCGCGAAGCGAAACGCCGCGAAGTCGTCGAACGCGCGAAGGAACTGCTGACTGAGTCGTTCGACGACACCGTCATGACCTCGACGGAGATACTCGAAGAGGTCAGAGAGAGCGTCCGCGTCGAGGATATCACCGAGTACGAGGGGTTCCCGGCCGGGCCGCGCGTCGTCGACTCCGACGCGATAATCGTCGTCGAAGGGCGCGCGGACGTTCTGACCCTGCTGAAGTACGGCATCAAAAACGCCATCGCCGTCGAGGGGACGAACGTCCCCTCCGAGGTGGCGGAACTCACGCAGGACCGGACGGTCACCGCCTTCCTCGACGGTGACCGCGGCGGAGAACTCATCCTGCGGGAACTGTCGCAGGTGGGCGACGTAGACTACGTCGCGTTCGCCCCGGAGGGCAAGTCCGTCGAGGACCTCCCCCGAGACGAGGTGATGTCCGTCCTCCGAAACAAGCTAGCGTTCGAGATGCTGCCCGAAGAGGGGAGTCTCAGAGACGCCGCCGGACCGGAATCCGCGGCGGACGCCGGAGGTGGGGAGACGGACCCTCTTCAGGAGTCGCCGACGACTGAGGCGGCGACTCCCTCCCCCGAGACGGGGCCAGACGACGGACGCGGCGACGAATCGACGCCCACCGACGGGTCGGTCACAGAGGAGAGCGCCGACGTGACGGTGGACGCCACCGACGCGAACGCCTCGAACTCTGCGGCCGTCGTGGCGACGGCCGCGAGCAACGCGTCGGCGTCCGCCGGAGGCGAGTCCGCAGACGCCTCGTCGGACGCCGAAACCGTCGGAACCGCCGACGGGGCCGCACGGAACGGGACGGCTTCGACGGAATCGGACCACGCCGCCGACGCCGCCGACTCGGCCGACGAAGACCCAGAACAAGAACGGGAGGAGTCGCTCCCCTCGTCGTTGCGCGACCACGTCCGAGCGGTCGTCGGCGAGTCCACCGAGTCGGTCCGCCTCCTCGACGAGGAGTTTTCGACGATGACCGAAGCGCCCGCCGAGGACGCGTTCGACGCGGTAGAGAGCGCGGAGACGGCACCCTACGCCATCGTCCTCGACGACGAACTCTCCCAACGGGTCCTCGACGTGGCCGCCCAACGCGGCGTCAGTCACGCCGTCGCCGCCTCCACCGGGGAGTACGTGAAACGACCCGTCGGAGTTCGGATTCTCGCCGCGTCGGACCTCTTGGCGACCGTCGAGTGACGCCCCCGGCGTCCCCGTCGCGTCGCTCGTTTTACGCCGTTCGCTCGTAGACGAGGGCGTCGCCCGACACGAAAAACTCCCGTCTGCGACCCGCGACGGCGAAGCCGTGTCTCTCGTAGAGCGACCGCGCCGCCTCGTTTTCGGGGGCGACGGTCAGAGAGACGCGCGTTCCGGAGGGTCGGGTCCGGAGGTACGCCGTCAGGAGGGCCGAGGCGCGGCCCTCCCGGCGGGAGTCGGGCGCGACGACGAGTTCCGAGACGTGCCCCTCCGCCGGGGAATCG includes:
- the dnaG gene encoding DNA primase DnaG, whose translation is MDDTAKYLIHAAITADGVVERSDVVGAIFGQTEGLLGDELDLRDLQQSSKVGRIDVQIESENGQSFGRITIATSLDKVETAILAASLETITRVGPCQADARVTDIEDVREAKRREVVERAKELLTESFDDTVMTSTEILEEVRESVRVEDITEYEGFPAGPRVVDSDAIIVVEGRADVLTLLKYGIKNAIAVEGTNVPSEVAELTQDRTVTAFLDGDRGGELILRELSQVGDVDYVAFAPEGKSVEDLPRDEVMSVLRNKLAFEMLPEEGSLRDAAGPESAADAGGGETDPLQESPTTEAATPSPETGPDDGRGDESTPTDGSVTEESADVTVDATDANASNSAAVVATAASNASASAGGESADASSDAETVGTADGAARNGTASTESDHAADAADSADEDPEQEREESLPSSLRDHVRAVVGESTESVRLLDEEFSTMTEAPAEDAFDAVESAETAPYAIVLDDELSQRVLDVAAQRGVSHAVAASTGEYVKRPVGVRILAASDLLATVE
- a CDS encoding GNAT family N-acetyltransferase; amino-acid sequence: MAVRPARPADRSALDALQSHLPEPSPSLLAAGDDVGTILVSTDGDRPVGYLLAVDSPAEGHVSELVVAPDSRREGRASALLTAYLRTRPSGTRVSLTVAPENEAARSLYERHGFAVAGRRREFFVSGDALVYERTA